The segment ACAAAAACCACCCATCCCTACATCCCTTTCTTGCCTCTTTCTTCTTGAACAGTGTACCATTACTAACAACCTTCATTCagagattttatattattttcgtGGTAGTGGTATTTGTGAATAGCAAAGATGGATGGTTGTGGTGCCGAATGATTGTAATTGAAGATAATATTTGTAGCTGGAAGTGGATTGTGTAGGCCGAAGGAGATGACAATGTCATAATGTAATGGTAAAGTGTGTACATAAAGAATTTTATAATAactagacaaaacttcaaaaaatggtccctgtggttttcaaaaatatcaagtttagtccctaagttcaaaaaacctcacagatggtccttgtggtttcaaaacttttaacaaatgctccttttcgctaactccgttagcttttggccgttaagtgaagggCATTTCAGTCATTTCACAACCACAttgaccatttatgaagttttgccttaattttttaatattattggACCACGGATGCTGTACAGGTTCGAAACACTCATTCATCACTTCTAATGCCAAGTTTAGTTTGCTATAAGTTTCTATATATTCTTCCTTTATGTTGTTATCATCACTCACCATCTTCAGTAAACTCCAACTCAGGTTGTTCGTTGTTAATGGAATCATATGCCATAAATCCCCATTAGGCCGAAAGATATTCCTTCACATTTTTTAGAACAGAACGTTTTATTACCATCAGAAGACATTGAAAGCCCTTCTTTTTTCAGGCAATCAATTTGGAAATGGCGCTCACATTGTTCACACGTAATTCGGTCATGATCATGACCTTGAAGACAAATCCCACAACAGCAAGATGGGCAGAACCAGTACTCAGAATCAGGAACTCCATTCAATCTAATACAAGATGAATGATAAGAAGAAGTACAAGAATCACATAACAATAAATCACCACCATCGCTGCAAAAAGAACAAAACTCATCTTGGCCAGATATCGCATGATCAGATGATTTTGTAGATTTAGTGACTATATCAACTTCGGTTTCTAGGTTTAACTGTGTTTGACAATCCAATAGAGACCTCCCATCATCTAGAAATATCATGGTTGATGGTCTACGATATGTACTTCCAGCATGAGACTCGAATTTGCTTAGCAGAAAAAACATATTGCAACAATCACACTGAATTCCCTTCTCATATATACGTCCGGATGCCATAATATGATCATCTAGTCTGTTAAGATAAGCTACTCTTGAACCACTTAACACAATTTTTCTTTGGATTAGGGAAGAAAGAAGGCACCTGCGGCTCACAGAAGAAGGTTTCACCTTTCGTATTCGTTTCTTGGGtttaaactcttttcttttcttccCGAATTCCTTCAATTTCTTAATCTCATGAAGAGCTTTTCCTGGACGATTTCTCAGAGTACCCTCTTTCTTTTCATCATCGTCAACAATACTCGAATCATTACTGTTCCCAACCAATTCTTCACTCTGTTGACGGAAATACGAACTTTCAACATCTTCTATCTGAATCCTTTTCTTGGGTCGACTATTGCTGATCACTGACTCATCGCTATTCACCAATTTCGTATCTTGTTTTGTACCTTCTTCGATTATGGAACTACTCACGTCAAGATCGTGATGATCTTGATGATCAATGAGAGATCCACAGGTTGTTCGGAGGGAGATATAAGTTTTACCTTTCGGAGAACAATACCTAAGTTCTCGACGATTGGGTTtcttctgtgtgtgtgtgtgtgtgtgtgtgagagagagagagagagagagagagagaggagtagGAGGAGGTGggccctttaatattaaataattgtatttatttttctttttttttaaattaaggcaaaacttcataaatggtccctgtggttgtgaaatgacagaaatgcccttcacttaacggccaaaaggtaacggagttagcgaaaaggaccatttgttaaaagttttgaaaccacagggaccatctgtgaggttttttaaaCTTagagactaaacttgatattttcgaaaaccacagggactatttttgaagttttgtctaataATTATGTACAAAAAAGTATCAACATGCAATATCCGGTTAAAATGATTGTTTTTAAACATTTCGATAAGTTTAATGACAAACTATATAAAAAATTACTAAATATGCCCTTTAAAGTCATTTCCATATTTATAACTTCACCAAATTCAGTATTTATGGAAATAATTCAAAATACTGCATATATTCGTTAAATGTCCTTTGAACTTAATAAATACATAATAATTCAAAAGAAAGGGTTGACTTTGTAAAATTCAACCAATTTGCGCCATGAATCTCTTTGTATGAACATCAATAATTTATCATCAAATACAAATATTGTTTCAAAATTGACTTTTCTTAGTGGCCATTTTTATAGCTTTTTAAACTCCGCATAATGCATATTCATTTAACATTATCTATACATTACATATGTCATGACTCACGACTCACGTTTTCATATGATGTCACTATTTCATGTTGTTCTTCACCTTTTTAAACCGGTGATTAACGATTCTAATAAGAAGAAAACAAAGTTTGATATGAATACCTTTTGTAATGAACCCAAAAGAGAAAGTATAATTAGCTAGAAAGATAAGAAGCTGTCAATCAATGATTAGAATTGTTTCTCTTTGGCATCTAGTTTAAAATTGAATTCTGATGCTATGTAAATTCGTCTTCTTGTTTGAGTTGCTTATTGTGTAGATATATTCCCAATTATATTCTCAACTTCTTTTGCATTTTAAAAGTTTTGACTTACATACTTTTACTAAAAAAATACACATACTTGGAATATGCTCTGTCCTTTTCATTTGGAATTTGGTGTTCGTTGGGAAGGTTACAACTCAAAATGAGATCCTTTCCTCATCttcaacaacattttaaaatGGACGGCCTAGTGCATAAAGATCCCTACGCAACGTTCACAGAAGGATTCCAACGCCTAATGAACGGCCTAGTGCgtacttttattttaaaaaaatactcAAACCTCATCTTAAAGTTAATATAAGTGAAATTTCAAATTGAGTAAAATTCAATTTATAGTATTTCATGTCAAATATTTATAACTAAGTCATCTTAATGTGgataataaattacactttaccAAAGTTATGAAATCCTTTTTAATCAACAAGACTCCTTATGAAATCCTTTTTAATCGAAAACCACAATTGAACCACATGCGATTTATTGGTTGCAAGGTTTACATCGAAGATAACAAAGCTGGAAAAGATAAATTCAAAGAAAGGGGGAGAGCTTTCTATTAATGTATATTGTGTATCATTCCTTGTATTGTATTGTGTAGCCCATTAATTAGACCATACGTATTAGCTTCTAAGTTCATTGTAAATTGTATTTATACTCCTTTGATTAATAAAATCATCATGGAAAAGCATTCACCAACCATTTTATCAATGA is part of the Lactuca sativa cultivar Salinas chromosome 7, Lsat_Salinas_v11, whole genome shotgun sequence genome and harbors:
- the LOC111884949 gene encoding increased DNA methylation 1-like — its product is MKACCSEKCFKGGPNGMSGGLRFKDHDHHDLDVSSSIIEEGTKQDTKLVNSDESVISNSRPKKRIQIEDVESSYFRQQSEELVGNSNDSSIVDDDEKKEGTLRNRPGKALHEIKKLKEFGKKRKEFKPKKRIRKVKPSSVSRRCLLSSLIQRKIVLSGSRVAYLNRLDDHIMASGRIYEKGIQCDCCNMFFLLSKFESHAGSTYRRPSTMIFLDDGRSLLDCQTQLNLETEVDIVTKSTKSSDHAISGQDEFCSFCSDGGDLLLCDSCTSSYHSSCIRLNGVPDSEYWFCPSCCCGICLQGHDHDRITCEQCERHFQIDCLKKEGLSMSSDGNKTFCSKKCEGISFGLMGIYGI